In a genomic window of Fimbriiglobus ruber:
- a CDS encoding NADH-quinone oxidoreductase subunit N, with product MKSLLQVQQEFLTGAVQLVVPEMVLVGVACLLFVVGLLRAKRCPAFVIGWVGLIGAVVAAVLVGRHEVADFWKVVEGTPYAARSIAPFDPTGAAAFVRWLALGAGAIFLLISWAELADETAAEYVACLLVVVAGTSLVGRANDLVALFLALELISIPTYILLYLPARTKAGQEAAVKYFLLSILSSGILLFGFSYLFGLTGSTNIGAILDGLTEAHRTAGVSPMALVAIIMVVAGLGFRVTAVPFHFYAPDVYEGGPTGVVAQIAFVPKVAGFIALARLLGFLTPSADQIPFDAARTLVPLTLWVVAVVTMTFGNFLALLQDNLKRLLAYSGIAHGGYMLIGLVVAASLTTGRGAVPGVTGPDALLVYLVAYGLMTVGAIAVIAHLNGPGRSTETVADLAGVAKSNPVAAGAFAVLLFSMIGMPLTAGFAGKFLVFLSAFDAPTDTPMKGMYRILVVIAAVNAAIGAVYYLRLIGVMYLGTPKDPAAVPASVPARWPLAAAVVCAVATVVLGAYPKPLVDAARAALPVKDDQPAAVADAGQP from the coding sequence GTGAAGTCGCTGCTCCAGGTCCAACAAGAGTTTCTGACCGGCGCGGTCCAGCTCGTCGTGCCCGAGATGGTGCTGGTCGGGGTCGCGTGCCTCCTCTTTGTGGTCGGCCTGCTCCGCGCCAAGCGGTGCCCGGCGTTCGTCATCGGGTGGGTGGGCCTGATCGGGGCCGTCGTCGCGGCGGTGCTGGTCGGCCGGCACGAGGTCGCCGACTTCTGGAAGGTGGTCGAGGGCACCCCGTATGCGGCTCGGTCGATCGCCCCGTTCGACCCAACCGGCGCGGCCGCGTTCGTCCGGTGGCTCGCGCTCGGGGCCGGGGCAATCTTCTTGTTGATTAGCTGGGCCGAGTTGGCGGACGAGACCGCGGCCGAGTACGTCGCGTGCCTGCTCGTGGTCGTCGCCGGCACGTCCCTGGTCGGCCGGGCTAACGACCTCGTCGCCCTGTTCCTCGCGCTGGAACTGATCTCGATCCCGACGTACATCCTGCTCTACCTGCCCGCCCGAACGAAGGCGGGGCAGGAAGCGGCGGTAAAGTATTTCCTGCTCAGTATCTTGTCGTCCGGTATCTTGCTGTTCGGGTTCAGCTACCTGTTCGGCCTGACCGGGTCGACGAACATCGGGGCGATTCTGGACGGGTTGACCGAGGCCCACCGGACCGCCGGCGTCAGCCCGATGGCCCTGGTCGCGATCATCATGGTGGTGGCCGGGCTCGGCTTCCGGGTGACGGCGGTGCCGTTCCACTTCTACGCCCCGGACGTGTACGAGGGCGGGCCGACCGGCGTGGTCGCCCAGATCGCGTTCGTCCCGAAGGTGGCCGGGTTCATCGCCCTCGCGCGGCTCCTCGGCTTCCTGACCCCGTCGGCCGACCAGATCCCGTTCGATGCCGCCCGCACGCTCGTCCCGCTCACCCTCTGGGTCGTCGCGGTCGTGACCATGACGTTCGGAAACTTCCTGGCACTTCTGCAGGACAATTTGAAGCGGCTACTTGCTTACTCCGGGATCGCGCACGGCGGGTACATGTTGATCGGGCTGGTCGTCGCGGCGAGCCTGACGACGGGTCGGGGAGCGGTCCCGGGCGTGACCGGGCCGGACGCCCTGCTCGTTTACCTCGTGGCTTACGGCCTGATGACGGTCGGCGCCATCGCGGTCATCGCCCACCTGAACGGCCCGGGCCGGTCGACCGAGACGGTGGCCGACCTGGCCGGGGTGGCGAAGTCGAACCCGGTCGCGGCCGGCGCGTTCGCCGTCCTCTTGTTTAGCATGATCGGGATGCCGCTGACGGCCGGGTTCGCCGGGAAGTTCCTGGTGTTCCTGAGCGCGTTCGACGCCCCGACCGACACGCCGATGAAAGGCATGTACCGCATCCTGGTGGTCATCGCGGCCGTCAACGCGGCGATCGGAGCGGTGTACTACCTGCGGCTCATCGGCGTGATGTACCTCGGGACGCCGAAAGACCCGGCCGCGGTGCCCGCCTCGGTCCCCGC
- a CDS encoding complex I subunit 4 family protein, whose protein sequence is MDNPTIYLRIALLAVVLAPLAGALALALAGTRGVNPRRLALWLALAHLVLTGGVVLFAAPVLSARGETPMARAVQRGEAGFSPLFVPGDPAVLGSPESDTNATNWDVFTLDPPTIQAPTSIQFFIGLDGLNVWLVLLTSLMTVVAVLVSWDAIGDRAAGFYAWLFVLQSALLGAFTAFDVVLFYVFFELTLIPSFFLIGSWGSGPAPRDAARRFFLYTLFGSLITLTGLIGVILTNPVPLNPYGDSKMPYFNQPADPPNGHYLAPRPGPRTFSLPVLMKSVSAWAKFKDFGARYTAAKAAFQADVAKAADAKAAAAPADAQLRRAADAARSELKRSEDEKAAAAADNASYRAVQVWLFFALMAGFAVKVPIVPFHTWLPAAYNEAPIGVTVLLAALLGKLGTYGILRIVLPLSPDPAAAYGLAVFGTLGAAGIVYGAFCAYAQKDIKLLTAYSSVSHLGFLVAALFTLNTEGMTGASLHMVNHGLATGAMFALLAFLLDRYRTLDMNQYGGLMAKYPAFTFLLFVIALAGIGLPGLNNFVSEMLMLAGLFDPSYTRAAGYGLAAAAAIGVFLSAWYVLTMIRRVVFGPLREPAAVVSTPKDLSVREWIAFGLPAAACLYLGVYPQPVIDTMKADVAVVATIGLQARERAAGASIEDRPIKNPAPPFRGGVPQPFGAAAGGPGGGGNPKGGNPKGGNPKGGNPKGGNPKGADEKGPPAAAPAPTPKK, encoded by the coding sequence ATGGACAACCCAACGATATACCTTCGGATCGCGCTGTTGGCCGTGGTCCTCGCGCCGCTCGCCGGGGCGCTCGCCTTGGCCCTGGCCGGCACGCGCGGGGTGAACCCGCGGCGGCTCGCGCTGTGGCTGGCGCTCGCCCACCTGGTGCTGACCGGCGGGGTCGTCCTGTTCGCCGCCCCCGTATTGTCCGCCCGCGGCGAGACCCCGATGGCCCGGGCCGTGCAGCGGGGCGAGGCGGGGTTCTCGCCGCTGTTCGTCCCGGGTGACCCGGCGGTCCTCGGGTCGCCCGAGTCCGACACGAACGCGACCAATTGGGACGTGTTCACGCTCGACCCGCCCACCATCCAGGCGCCGACCTCGATCCAGTTCTTCATCGGGCTGGACGGCCTGAACGTGTGGCTCGTGCTGCTCACGAGCCTGATGACCGTCGTGGCGGTCCTGGTCTCGTGGGACGCGATCGGCGACCGGGCGGCCGGGTTCTACGCCTGGCTGTTCGTCCTCCAGTCCGCCCTCCTCGGGGCGTTCACCGCGTTCGACGTGGTTCTCTTCTACGTGTTTTTCGAGCTGACGTTGATCCCGTCGTTCTTCCTGATCGGCTCTTGGGGCTCCGGCCCGGCCCCGCGGGACGCGGCCCGGCGGTTTTTCCTGTACACGCTGTTCGGCAGCCTGATCACCCTGACCGGGTTGATCGGCGTGATCCTCACCAACCCGGTCCCGCTGAACCCGTACGGCGACAGCAAGATGCCGTACTTCAACCAGCCGGCCGACCCGCCGAACGGCCACTATCTGGCGCCGCGACCGGGCCCGCGGACGTTCTCGCTGCCGGTGCTGATGAAGAGCGTCTCGGCGTGGGCGAAGTTCAAGGACTTCGGCGCGCGGTACACGGCCGCGAAAGCCGCTTTTCAAGCCGACGTAGCGAAGGCCGCCGACGCCAAGGCGGCCGCCGCCCCCGCGGACGCCCAACTCAGGCGGGCCGCGGACGCCGCCCGGAGCGAACTGAAGCGGTCCGAAGACGAGAAAGCGGCAGCCGCGGCCGACAACGCCTCCTACCGGGCCGTTCAGGTGTGGCTGTTCTTCGCGCTGATGGCGGGGTTTGCCGTCAAGGTGCCGATCGTGCCGTTCCACACCTGGCTGCCGGCCGCGTACAACGAGGCGCCGATCGGGGTGACGGTCCTGCTGGCTGCCCTGCTCGGCAAGCTCGGGACGTATGGCATCCTGCGGATCGTCCTGCCCCTGTCTCCGGACCCGGCGGCGGCCTACGGCCTGGCGGTGTTCGGCACCCTCGGGGCGGCCGGGATCGTGTACGGGGCGTTCTGCGCGTACGCCCAGAAGGACATCAAGCTCCTGACCGCGTACAGCAGCGTGTCCCACCTCGGGTTCCTGGTGGCCGCCCTGTTTACCTTAAACACCGAAGGGATGACGGGTGCGTCCCTGCACATGGTCAACCACGGGCTGGCGACCGGGGCGATGTTCGCGTTGCTCGCGTTCCTGCTCGACCGGTACCGGACGCTGGACATGAACCAGTACGGCGGGTTGATGGCGAAGTACCCGGCGTTCACGTTCCTGCTGTTCGTGATCGCCCTCGCGGGCATCGGGTTGCCGGGGCTGAACAACTTCGTGAGCGAAATGCTGATGCTGGCCGGTCTGTTCGACCCGTCGTACACGCGGGCCGCCGGGTACGGTCTGGCGGCGGCCGCGGCGATCGGGGTCTTCCTGTCCGCGTGGTACGTACTCACGATGATCCGCCGGGTGGTCTTCGGGCCGCTCCGGGAGCCGGCCGCCGTTGTCAGTACCCCCAAAGACCTCAGCGTCCGCGAGTGGATCGCGTTCGGCCTGCCTGCAGCCGCCTGCCTGTACCTCGGCGTCTATCCCCAGCCGGTCATCGACACCATGAAGGCCGATGTGGCGGTCGTCGCGACGATCGGCCTGCAGGCCCGCGAGCGGGCGGCCGGGGCGTCGATCGAGGACCGCCCGATCAAGAACCCGGCTCCGCCGTTCCGGGGTGGGGTGCCGCAGCCGTTCGGGGCTGCCGCCGGTGGCCCGGGCGGGGGTGGAAACCCCAAGGGTGGCAATCCTAAAGGCGGGAACCCCAAGGGCGGCAATCCCAAGGGCGGCAATCCCAAGGGCGCCGACGAGAAGGGACCGCCGGCTGCCGCGCCGGCCCCGACGCCCAAGAAGTAG
- the nuoL gene encoding NADH-quinone oxidoreductase subunit L, giving the protein MSDPTGYALVALLLPLAAAIVAALMGAAGHKIAHYAHVPTVLAFAGSAVFALLGLVKVAGAEGEQIAFTLPALSYDPAYIWFGAGSFDVSFSITVDPLSSIMLATITFVATWIAIFSASYMHGDEGYARYFSVMSLFVFAMCLLVLANNFFLLVAGWEGVGLCSYLLVGYYYAKPSAAAAARKAFLVTRLGDVGLILGIFLLWQTGNYHTNLNDLFKYIADHPETHHRMTAACLLLFCGAVGKSAQLPLYVWLPDAMEGPTPVSALIHAATMVTAGVYLLARCSPLFVLAPDAQLVVSLIGGATALLAAFIAVAQTDLKRVLAYSTVSQLGFMFMALGCGGQVAPSLAVTAAIFHLFTHAFFKALLFLGSGSVMHAMGNVIDMRRFGGLRKVMPVTHLTFLAGAAALAGFPLLSGFWSKDQILDSLYEAAEAHGPNHDVYWIVLAVAVVTAGLTAFYTFRAYFLTFFGEVKIPEEAHGHAHESPWGMLIPLIVLAVGAVGAGAVAEPLGHSFSGFLAKTPAILKANELARNIPGGAREVEPPTPHLNLTVAAVSTIVALAGIGLAWRLYGKGGPEHVPAGLTGVFNLSRNKLYVDEVYAAALVRPAEGLATAGRQFDVLVSWLAELISFVPRFVGAVLRPLQNGLVQFYALGMVLGLAVYVTVIVFRSTR; this is encoded by the coding sequence GTGTCTGACCCGACCGGCTACGCACTCGTTGCCCTCCTGCTCCCGCTCGCGGCCGCCATCGTCGCGGCGCTGATGGGAGCCGCGGGCCACAAGATCGCCCACTACGCCCACGTCCCGACCGTCCTCGCGTTTGCCGGCAGCGCCGTTTTCGCGCTGCTCGGGCTCGTCAAGGTCGCCGGGGCGGAAGGCGAGCAGATCGCGTTCACACTGCCCGCGCTCTCCTACGACCCGGCTTACATCTGGTTCGGGGCCGGCAGTTTCGACGTCAGCTTCTCGATCACCGTCGACCCACTGTCGTCCATCATGCTGGCGACAATCACGTTCGTCGCCACCTGGATCGCGATCTTCTCGGCCAGTTACATGCACGGGGACGAGGGGTACGCCCGGTACTTTTCGGTGATGAGCCTGTTCGTGTTCGCCATGTGCCTGCTGGTGCTGGCGAATAACTTCTTCCTGTTAGTTGCCGGGTGGGAAGGGGTGGGCCTCTGTAGCTACCTGCTCGTCGGGTATTACTACGCGAAGCCGTCGGCCGCCGCCGCTGCACGCAAAGCGTTCCTCGTTACCCGGCTCGGGGACGTGGGGCTGATCCTGGGCATCTTCCTGCTCTGGCAAACTGGCAACTACCACACGAACCTGAACGACCTCTTCAAGTACATCGCCGACCACCCGGAAACTCACCACCGGATGACGGCCGCCTGCCTGCTCTTGTTCTGCGGGGCGGTCGGCAAGTCGGCCCAGCTGCCGCTGTACGTCTGGCTGCCGGACGCGATGGAAGGCCCGACGCCGGTCTCCGCACTGATCCACGCGGCGACGATGGTGACGGCCGGCGTTTACCTGCTCGCCCGCTGCTCGCCGCTGTTCGTCCTGGCCCCGGACGCCCAGCTCGTCGTCTCCCTGATCGGTGGAGCGACGGCCCTGCTCGCGGCGTTCATCGCGGTCGCCCAGACAGACCTGAAGCGGGTTCTCGCGTATTCGACGGTGAGCCAACTCGGGTTCATGTTCATGGCCCTCGGGTGCGGCGGGCAAGTCGCGCCGAGCCTGGCCGTGACAGCCGCCATCTTCCACCTGTTCACGCACGCCTTCTTCAAGGCGCTCCTGTTCCTCGGGTCCGGCTCGGTCATGCACGCGATGGGGAACGTGATCGACATGCGGCGGTTCGGCGGTCTCCGCAAGGTCATGCCGGTCACGCACCTGACGTTCCTCGCCGGGGCCGCGGCCCTCGCCGGGTTCCCGCTGCTGTCCGGCTTCTGGAGCAAGGACCAGATCCTCGATAGCCTGTACGAAGCGGCCGAGGCGCACGGGCCGAACCACGACGTTTACTGGATCGTCCTGGCCGTGGCCGTCGTGACGGCCGGGTTGACCGCGTTCTACACCTTCCGCGCGTACTTCCTGACGTTCTTCGGCGAAGTCAAGATTCCGGAGGAAGCCCACGGCCACGCCCACGAATCGCCGTGGGGGATGCTCATCCCGCTGATCGTGCTGGCCGTCGGGGCCGTCGGGGCCGGGGCGGTCGCCGAACCGCTCGGGCACAGCTTCAGCGGCTTCCTGGCCAAGACGCCCGCGATCCTGAAGGCGAACGAACTCGCCCGCAACATCCCCGGCGGCGCCCGCGAGGTCGAGCCCCCGACCCCGCACCTGAATCTGACCGTCGCCGCGGTCAGCACGATCGTCGCCCTGGCCGGCATCGGGCTGGCGTGGCGGCTGTACGGCAAGGGCGGCCCGGAACACGTGCCGGCGGGACTCACCGGCGTGTTCAACCTGTCCCGGAACAAGTTGTACGTGGACGAGGTCTATGCCGCAGCCCTGGTCCGCCCGGCCGAGGGGCTGGCCACCGCCGGCCGACAGTTCGACGTGCTGGTAAGTTGGCTGGCCGAGTTGATCAGTTTCGTCCCGCGGTTCGTCGGCGCCGTCCTGCGGCCGCTGCAAAACGGACTCGTGCAGTTTTACGCCCTGGGCATGGTGCTCGGGTTGGCCGTCTACGTCACCGTCATCGTGTTCCGCTCGACCCGCTGA
- the nuoK gene encoding NADH-quinone oxidoreductase subunit NuoK codes for MISLWHYLAVGAVLFGIGLVGFLSRRNLITMFLCSEMMLQGVVLNLLAFGRYHGTINGQVFALFVITVAACEAGLALALFLTMYRRGKTLDSGAWQSLREEGLSATVDTEPLPVEPKPLDDPKLPTAGRKPAATEEPVRV; via the coding sequence GTGATTTCGCTCTGGCACTATCTGGCCGTCGGGGCCGTGCTGTTCGGGATCGGGCTGGTCGGGTTTCTGTCCCGCCGGAACCTGATCACCATGTTCCTTTGTTCGGAGATGATGCTCCAGGGCGTCGTCCTGAACCTGCTCGCGTTCGGCCGCTACCACGGCACGATCAACGGGCAGGTCTTCGCCCTGTTCGTCATCACCGTCGCCGCGTGCGAGGCGGGCTTGGCCCTGGCTCTCTTCCTCACCATGTACCGCCGCGGGAAGACGCTCGACTCCGGCGCGTGGCAAAGCCTCCGCGAGGAAGGGCTGTCGGCCACGGTCGACACCGAACCGCTGCCGGTCGAGCCCAAACCGCTGGACGACCCCAAGTTGCCCACCGCCGGCCGGAAGCCCGCCGCCACGGAGGAACCCGTCCGTGTCTGA
- a CDS encoding NADH-quinone oxidoreductase subunit J gives MTPLAAIFDTPAGRVASGQVAAAVVLGTLGFYFLLPRPRGRSVALGTFLAIASAVATGAFLYTAFGKPAGDIVGQVLFWLFSGGAVLFGGILVTQKNPARGAMAFAFVILSSCGLFLLLAAPFLMAATIIIYAGAIIVTFLFVLMLSHAGGPSDENDRSREPLLGSLGGLAFAGLVLFTLYLSSPAAADAGESPVDGFPLPSAPPGMTDKAILREIATELDRAAKSGTKDELLGRDFNAKTRDRLALIGTSSAEAGQSIPADVARPTRAVPFPPTTAKQTQALKIKSQQTFDDIENLLLGPNPDLNAAHDQLLVLRNDVLRLAGRGDLPARNVAAIGYALYSEHLLAVEMAGTLLLVATIGAVAIAHRKQGGAA, from the coding sequence ATGACCCCACTAGCCGCGATCTTCGACACTCCCGCCGGTCGCGTCGCCTCCGGGCAGGTGGCCGCGGCCGTCGTCCTCGGGACGCTCGGATTCTACTTCCTGCTCCCCCGGCCCCGCGGCCGGTCGGTCGCGCTCGGAACCTTCCTCGCCATCGCCTCGGCGGTCGCGACTGGCGCGTTCCTCTACACCGCGTTCGGAAAGCCGGCGGGGGACATCGTCGGGCAGGTGTTGTTCTGGCTCTTCTCGGGCGGGGCGGTGCTGTTCGGCGGCATCCTAGTCACGCAAAAGAATCCCGCCCGCGGCGCGATGGCCTTCGCCTTCGTCATCCTCAGTTCGTGCGGCTTGTTCCTGCTCCTCGCCGCGCCGTTCCTGATGGCCGCGACCATCATCATCTACGCCGGCGCGATCATCGTGACGTTCCTGTTCGTGCTGATGCTGTCGCACGCGGGCGGGCCGTCCGACGAAAACGACCGGAGCCGCGAGCCGCTGCTCGGCAGTCTCGGTGGACTGGCGTTCGCCGGGCTGGTGTTGTTTACGCTGTACCTGAGTTCCCCCGCCGCGGCCGACGCGGGCGAGAGCCCGGTCGACGGCTTCCCCCTCCCGTCCGCCCCGCCGGGTATGACCGACAAGGCCATCCTCCGGGAGATCGCCACGGAACTCGATCGGGCCGCGAAATCAGGGACAAAAGACGAACTGCTCGGCCGCGACTTCAACGCCAAGACGCGCGACCGCCTCGCCCTCATCGGGACGTCGTCCGCGGAAGCCGGCCAGTCGATCCCGGCGGACGTGGCCCGACCCACGCGGGCCGTCCCGTTCCCGCCGACCACGGCCAAGCAAACCCAGGCGCTGAAGATTAAGAGCCAACAGACCTTCGACGACATCGAGAACCTGCTCCTGGGACCGAACCCGGACCTGAACGCAGCCCACGACCAGCTCCTCGTCCTGCGGAACGACGTGCTGCGACTCGCCGGCCGCGGCGACTTGCCCGCCCGGAACGTGGCGGCGATCGGGTACGCCCTTTATTCCGAACACCTGCTGGCGGTCGAAATGGCCGGAACCCTGCTCCTCGTCGCCACCATCGGGGCGGTCGCCATCGCCCACCGTAAACAGGGGGGCGCGGCGTGA
- a CDS encoding NuoI/complex I 23 kDa subunit family protein: protein MPIAEQDVKWVQEPKLGLFGQLYLPLVMDGLTTTISHMFQKKVTEQYPEQEPKLPANYRGVHRLNRDHDGHVKCVACYMCATACPAHCIDIVAAPAPVGWTDREKYPETFVIDELRCIYCGMCEEACPVDAIELTTLYDLTGLSREQMIFDKEKLLSVFDMTTKAGTDPVRTQAGKLGPASEAPPQK from the coding sequence ATGCCGATCGCCGAACAAGACGTGAAGTGGGTGCAGGAACCGAAACTCGGCCTGTTCGGGCAGCTCTACCTACCACTCGTGATGGACGGGCTGACGACCACCATCAGCCACATGTTCCAGAAGAAGGTCACGGAGCAGTACCCGGAGCAGGAGCCGAAGTTGCCCGCGAATTACCGCGGCGTTCACCGGCTCAACCGCGACCACGACGGTCACGTGAAGTGCGTGGCGTGCTACATGTGCGCGACCGCCTGCCCTGCCCACTGCATCGACATCGTCGCCGCCCCCGCGCCCGTCGGCTGGACCGATCGCGAGAAGTACCCCGAGACGTTCGTCATCGACGAACTCCGCTGCATCTACTGCGGGATGTGCGAGGAGGCGTGCCCGGTCGACGCGATCGAACTCACCACCCTCTACGACCTGACCGGGCTCAGCCGCGAACAGATGATCTTCGACAAGGAAAAGCTGCTCAGTGTCTTCGACATGACCACCAAGGCGGGGACCGACCCCGTCCGCACACAGGCCGGGAAACTCGGCCCGGCCTCCGAGGCGCCGCCCCAAAAGTAA
- the nuoH gene encoding NADH-quinone oxidoreductase subunit NuoH, producing the protein MPEFNLLYTGLLIAGVIAFTQGFVAYLILAERKVAAWVQDRLGPNRVGPFGLLQPIADGGKLFLKEEVIPSHVDKIFFVLAPIVAFSTALLALAVVPVGTTVAPPGPQETLAAFNETQAEYASHFSMVIVPGLDIGILYSFAIGSLAVYGVILAGWSANNKYSLLGSLRSSAQIISYEIPLGMSVVGVLLFAGSMNLETIIAWQAKHGWNLFYQPLAFLLFMTSVYAECNRLPFDLPEAEQELVGGYHTEYSSSMKLGLMLMAEYIHMITTSFLMSILFWGGWSLFGVEDLVTDPIGSAVLKTAILGGKMTAFVGLYLLVRWTIPRFRFDQLMTLAWKVMMPLALLHLVAALIVRQFNLPLVSLTGMSLALFVGAGFIAARSGGPNNLPRRPAKHAVRETVGV; encoded by the coding sequence ATGCCCGAGTTCAACCTGCTGTATACCGGACTGCTGATCGCGGGCGTGATCGCCTTCACTCAGGGGTTCGTCGCGTACCTGATCCTGGCCGAGCGGAAGGTGGCCGCGTGGGTGCAGGACCGGCTCGGGCCGAACCGCGTCGGGCCGTTCGGCCTGCTCCAGCCGATCGCGGACGGCGGGAAGCTCTTCCTCAAGGAAGAAGTCATCCCGTCCCACGTGGACAAGATCTTCTTCGTGCTGGCCCCGATTGTCGCGTTCAGCACCGCGCTCCTGGCGCTGGCGGTCGTCCCGGTCGGCACCACGGTCGCCCCGCCGGGGCCGCAGGAGACGCTGGCCGCATTCAACGAGACGCAAGCCGAGTACGCCAGCCACTTTTCGATGGTGATCGTGCCGGGCCTGGACATCGGCATCCTGTACTCGTTCGCCATCGGGTCGCTGGCCGTGTACGGCGTGATCCTGGCGGGCTGGTCGGCCAACAACAAGTATTCTCTGCTCGGCTCGCTCCGGTCGTCCGCCCAGATCATCAGCTACGAGATCCCGCTCGGCATGTCGGTCGTCGGCGTGCTGCTGTTCGCCGGGTCGATGAACCTGGAAACGATCATCGCGTGGCAGGCCAAGCACGGGTGGAACCTGTTCTACCAGCCGCTGGCGTTCCTCCTGTTCATGACCAGCGTGTACGCCGAATGTAACCGCCTGCCGTTCGACCTGCCGGAAGCCGAACAGGAACTCGTGGGCGGCTACCACACCGAATACAGCAGCAGCATGAAGCTCGGCCTGATGCTGATGGCCGAATACATCCACATGATCACGACCAGCTTCCTGATGTCGATCCTGTTCTGGGGCGGCTGGAGCCTGTTCGGGGTGGAAGACCTCGTCACCGACCCGATCGGCTCGGCCGTCCTCAAGACGGCCATCCTCGGCGGCAAGATGACGGCCTTCGTGGGACTCTACCTGCTCGTCCGCTGGACGATCCCCCGCTTCCGGTTCGACCAGCTCATGACCCTGGCGTGGAAGGTGATGATGCCGCTGGCGCTGCTGCACCTGGTCGCAGCGCTGATCGTCCGCCAGTTCAACCTGCCGTTGGTGTCATTGACCGGGATGTCGCTGGCGCTGTTCGTCGGGGCGGGGTTCATCGCGGCCCGGAGCGGCGGACCGAACAACCTGCCGCGGCGGCCGGCGAAGCACGCGGTGCGGGAGACGGTGGGGGTGTAG